The DNA window GCCGAAGAAGTTCCGGCTGAGACAGAAGAAAAGGCTGAGACTGAAAAGTCTGAGGCGGAAGAACCCGCGGAAGAAGTAAAGGCAGAAGAAACAGCTGCCGAAGATGCTCCTGCTGAGACAGAAGAAAAGCCTGCGGCGGAAGAACCCGCTGAAGAAGTAAAAGCAGAAGAAACACCTGCCGAAGAAGCTCCCGTCGAAAAGAAAAAGGCGAAAAAGAAACCCGCTAAGAAAAATGCAGACGACAAACCAAAAAAGATAGCTGCCGAAAAAGAGAGCGCAGCAGATAAAAAACCGGAAAAGAAGAAAAAAGCGCCGGCAAAACCAAAGAAAAGCGATGATAGTAAGGAATAAAGGTCTAAATGAGTAAGATAAAAAGCGATAAAGATAAATTTCATAAGGAAGATGATTTTAATTATGTAGGATCCATTGGAGGAGCAAGAGGTCTCAAGGGAGAGATTTTGGTAAATCTCTTCACAGCACATCCGGCGCATCTTGCCGGGCTGGAAAGTCTATACTTGAGGTTTGATGGATTACCAAAAATTCTTTACACTATTCAGAGGGCTAAATGGGACGGCTCAAAATTTATTCTCAAATTGCACGATGTTGATGATCGGAATAAAGCAGAGTCACTTAAGGGAGCAAAAATATTTATACCTGAAAGTGCCGCTTATCAAACAGAAGAAAATGAATATTTCATTGATGACCTTATAGGAATGAATGTGGTGGACACTACAGGAACCAAACTCGGTACGATACGGGATGTCCTGAATTATCCCGCTCATGATGTTTACGTTATTTCAGACGATAAAAAGGAGATTCTTGTTCCTGCCGTTCAGGAATATGTACGTGAAGTGAATCTAACTACCGGTACCGTTATGATATCAATTATAGACGGGCTGTCTGATTAAGATGCGAATTACTTTTATTACTCCGTTTCCTGAAATATTGAAAGGCGCTCTCTCGGCGAGTATACTCGGCCGGGCGGAAACGAATGATATAGTTAAATACAATATCATAAATCTTCGTGAATTCGGGGATGGACCTCATAAAAAAGTAGATGACTATCCTTTTAGCGGCGGCCCCGGAATGGTACTGACACCCGGACCGATTTTCAAGGCGTTTGAGGATTCGTTTGGCGAAAATCCAGAGGGGTTAAGAGTAATACTTCCCTCACCTTCAGGCAGACAGTTTACTCAGCAGATGGCTAAAGAATTAACAGAAGAGAGTGAGATAGTGTTTATCTGCGGTCATTACAAAGGAGTGGACGAGAGAGTAATCGATTCTCTTGTCACAGATGAAATATCAATAGGCGACTATGTATTGTCAGGCGGGGAGATACCTTCTCTGGCTATCAGCGATTCGATTGTGCGGTTACTCGACGGTGCGCTTAATGACCCTGAATCAGCGGAAACCGACTCATTCACGCATCCTCTTTTAGATCAGCCTCACTACACTCGCCCATCAAATTTTAGGGGGATGGAAGTACCCGAAGTTTTACTTTCCGGCGATCATGAAAAAATCCGTTCATGGAAAGCGGAACAAAGACTTAAAAGAACTGAAGAGCGGAGGAGTGATCTTCTGCAGGACAAATTAAACTAAAAAGATTTACTAATTGGAGATTTTGGAAATGAATAAAGTACAAGAGTTTGGAAAAGCTCAGTTGAAAGATAAAATTACCGACTTTAGGGCCGGTGATACTTTAGAGATTGCCGTTAGAATTCGTGAAGGCGGGAAGGAAAGAACTCAGATGTTTGAAGGCGTAGTAATGCAGATTCGCGGTGACGGACTGAACAAAACCTTTACAATCAGGAAAGTATCCGGCGGAGTGGGTGTAGAACGAATTTTTCCGCTGCATTCTCCAAGCGTTACCGGAATAAAGAAAATTAAAAGCGGAAGAGTGCGAAGAGCGAATATTTCCTATTTCAGGAAGCTAAAAGGAAGAGCTGCTCGAATCACGGAAAGAAGGGACCGATAATTCCTCATATATAAGATTAACCAATCAAATATTTCAGTGAGTATTCGCCGCCTCCGTAAAAAAATCGGGCGGCGATTTATTTTAAAGGAATAAGAAAAGAGAGATGGAAGACAAAAAATTAAATTCGGATGAAAGAAAAACAATGGCTTTTGCGTCAACGGCGCATGCTCTTGTCCATTCGTTTATGCTTATATTTCCGGCTGTAATGCTTCCCGTTATGAAAGAGTTTGACTTAACGAGTACCGATGCGGGATTTCTTGTTACGTTTTCATACCTGATGTTCGGGCTCGGAGCGATTCCGGCGGGATGGCTCACCGATCATTTCGGTTCAAGAGGATTAATCGTGATATGTCTAATCGGCTCCGGCTTATCCTCAATTTTCATTGGAACGTCAGAGGATTATTTTCAGCTTGCCGCAGGACTGCTCTCTCTCGGCGCGTTCACAAGTATTTATCACCCGGCAGGTCTTGCATTGATATCAAGGAGAATTAGAAACAGACCTCGCGCTCTCGGGTATCACGGAATATTCGGCAATTTAGGTTTAGCGGGAGCCCCTTTCGCAGCGGGAATTATTTCGAGTATCGGTCAATGGCGCGACGCCTATCTTCTGTTTGGTATTATTTCTATAGTCGCAGCATCATATTTTCTTATTCGACCTGTCTCCGAACGCAAGATAGACGACAGTGGCGAAAACAGAGGCGAAGTTAAAACCAAGTTCCGCGAGGTAATCATATTATTTATGACAACTGTGATATTCGGGTTTATCTATCGCGGCGCATTGACGTTTATGCCGTATCTGTTTACCCATAACGTAACACAGTGGACAGCTGTTGACCCTATCGTTATCGGAGGAAGTGTAACGGCGGCAGCGCTTCTTGTTGGTATATTCGGTCAATGGTTCGGAGGCAGGGTGGCGGAGAAATATTCGCTGACCTTCATTTTGACAATAATCTGGGCGGCGCTTATTCCGGCGCTCCTGCTAATGGGAACATTTGAACAATACCTGCTCATTGGTACCGCATTCATATTCACAATATTCATATTCGCTTCCCAGCCTGTGGGGAATACGCTGCTTGCGACATACATCGCAATGAAAAGCAAAGGAATGGGTTACGGATTGAACATAGCCATAGGTTTCGGAATCGGTTCTTTTGCTGCTCCCGTCTGCGGCTACATCGCGGAGAAGACTTCAGCAGGGGGAGTATTTATTTTCTTAGGTCTGCTTGCTCCTATAGGATTGGGATTGTCGCTATGGCTTAACCGGATTGAAAGAAAAAAATTGGTTGCCTGATAACGAACTTTCGCGAAGTAGGGAAGTTATTCGCAGATGCTGAAACAAGAATTTCCACTATTGACTAATCTTATGAATATCAATATCTTTATTAGCTGTTATATAGTGTTTGTTATCATATGAATAGTAAAGACATCATTCAAAACAATTTGAAAAATCTTCCGTCGGTTGACTTGGTTTTGTCTCAGCAGGTACTTGCCGGACTTAAACTGCCCCACGAATTGATATTATCGGAAATTCAACGGCTGATAGCGGTTGAACGTGATAAGATGATGGATGATGGAGAAACGATTGAAGCAACAAAGGAATCATTGGCGAAAGAGCTAGCCGCAGAAGCTTCCAAGACACTTCGCAGAAATTATCTGCCGAGCCTTCGAAAGGTCATCAATGCCACCGGAGTTATCCTGCATACCAATTTAGGAAGGGCGCCCCTGTCTAAGAGCGTTGCGAAACGTGTGAGCGAAATTGCAGGAGGTTACACTAATCTTGAAATAGACCTCGAAAGCGGGAAACGTTCGGACCGGACGCTGCATATTGAGCGATTACTCACATCGCTCACAGGTGGAGAATCCGCGGCTATAGTGAATAATAATGCTGCGGCTGTATTGCTTTCTATAAACTCTTTAGCGTATAAAAAAGAATGTATAGTCTCACGCGGTCAGCTGGTGGAGATTGGCGGGTCGTTCCGAATGCCTGATGTAATGGAGAGAGCCGGAACCCGAATGATAGAGGTAGGCACCACAAATCGTACTCATCTGAAAGATTTCAAGAATGCTGTAAATGACGAGACAGGCGCCATTATCTTGGTTCATACAAGCAATTATAAGATAACAGGTTTTACCAATTTCCCGAGTCATTCGGAAATTGTCAATATAGCGCACGAGAATTCGATTCCGGTTATATACGATCTGGGAAGCGGCGCATTAACGGATTTAAGCAGTTTCGGCCTGCCTCCGGAGGAACTCGTTTCTTCAGTTCTTAAATCGGGAGTGGATGTTGTTACATTCTCAGGCGATAAATTGCTTGGAGGACCGCAGGCGGGACTTTTGGTCGGCTCCACGAATGTGATAAAGAAGTGTAAAGAAAATCCGATGATGCGAGTCCTTCGATGTGATAAAATCACGCTTACCGCAATGGAAGAAACTCTGAAACTATTTGCCGACACGGAATCATTATCGGATAATCACGCAGTCTATTCACTTTTTTCTAAGACTATAGAAGCCTTAACCGGAAGAGCGGAGAAAATTGTCGCTGATTCAGAAGGAAAAATTGACGAAGAATATACTTTGGAAATCGTCAGCGTTACGGGAGAAGCGGGCAGCGGCTCGCTTCCTGTTGCGGAGCTTCCAAGCATGGCAATCAGAATTCAATCCGAATCTAAAAGTATGAATAAAACTGCCCATAATTTCAGATCACTTGCTGTTCCCGTCATCGGTTACATCAAGGAGAACGCATTTTATCTTGATATGAGAACTCTGCTTGAAGAAGATATTGACTTACTTTCCAAATCAATAAAAGAGGTTTTGGGTAAATAATGAGCCACATTGTAATTGGAACAGCAGGACACATAGACCACGGTAAGACGGCGTTGGTCAAAGCGCTCACCGGAACCGATACCGACAGGCTTCCCGAAGAAAAATCCCGCGGCGTGACGATAGATATCGGGTTTGCGTTTCTTGGCGATAATATTACAATAATTGACGTGCCGGGGCATGAACGATTCATTAAGAATATGGTTACGGGAATCTCGTCAATTTCATATGTGATTTTAGTGATTGCGGCGGATGATGGAGTTATGCCGCAGACTCGAGAACACTTGGATATACTTGATATTTTAGGTGTAAAAGATGGGTGCGTTGTACTGAATAAAACCGATCTTGTGAAGCCCGATTGGCTTGAATTAGTGGAAGCAGACGTGAAAAAACTTCTGAGAGGGACATTTCTTGAAAATGCAATGATATTAAAAGCGTCATCTGTAAATGGCAACGGCATAGAGGATATTAAGAAACACTTAAAGGACATTATATCTAATAAAAGGGATAATATTGATAGAGGCTACTTCCGTTTACCGGTCGATCGCGCTTTTTCAGTTAAAGGATTCGGAACGGTTGTGACAGGAACGGTCATATCCGGTTCAGTGAAAAAGGGTGACCTGCTCGATGCGCTCCCCGGCGGCTTAGAAGTGAAAGTACGCGGCATTCAAAAACATAATCGTGACGCAGAATCAGCCGAGATCGGAGAGAGAGCTGCGCTCAATCTTTCAGGTGTCAACCTGACCGAAGTGGGAAGGGGTCACCATCTGTCAGAAAAAGGATATTTGCGTTCTACATCACTCTTGGAAGCAAATATTGAACTCCTTAAAAACGCTCCTAAAAAGTTAAGTAATCGGACTCGAGTGCGCTTGCATCTTGGAACCGGAGAAGTGATGGGCAGGCTGTCAATTTTTGGCGGAAAAGATATTGAGCCGGGCGAGAGCGGATTGGTTCAAATATTCCTCGAAAAGGAATCGGCTGTCGCTGTGGCAGACAAATTCATTATGAGAAGGTATTCGCCTTCTTTAACAATCGGCGGTGGAAAGGTTCTTCAAATCTCCAACAAAAGGTATAAGAGAAATGATGAACATATTCAGAATATTCTGTCTCAGTTAAATGAAGGGGACGAACTGAAGTCCGCAGAGCTTATCGCAAGGGAATGCCGCCAAAGCGGAATCAACGCAAAAGAGCTGGGAATAAAATTGGGCGTTTCCTCAACTCTTGGGTTGAGCTTACTAAAAGATCTGTCGAAATCGGGAAAGTTGGTGGTTTTGGAGAATGAATCAAAAGAGAGATATTATTCTCCTGAAATGCTTGATGATCTGAAAGACCGATTAAGTGAGCAAATTGATTCATTATTCAAGAAAAATCCGTTATCGGGCGGTATAAAGAGCGTTGAGATAAAAGAACAGTTGGCATTACCAAACAAAGTGTTCGAGCATATCGTTGGACAGCTTATAAGTGAAAATAAAATTGCGAAAAGTGGTGATCTGATTTCGAGAGTAGAAAATGGTGATGAAAAATCTGATAAAGAAACCGAAGAATTAGAAAAAGTCTTAATGTCGCGCAGCTACAATGCGTTCACTACGGAAGAACTGTCCGAGAAAATAGATAGAGATAAAAAAGAGACTTTTCAGCTGGTCAAACGGCTTATATCTAACGGAAAAGCGATCAGACTTGACGGTGATTATTTCCTTCATACAGACCTTCTTGAGAATCTCAAAGAGAAAGTTGACAAACACTTTGAAGATAACGATGAACTAACAGTGTCTGACCTGAAACAACTAGCTGATGTATCAAGGAAATTCGCTATTCCGCTGTTGCTCTGGTTAGATGACAACGAGGTAACCCGACGCGATGGAAATATAAGGATAAAAGCCTGATATGACATCGAATATAATTGCTGAATCTACGCCTCTAATGCGGCAATATTCGAAAATCAAAGCCGCACACCCGGATTCCATCCTTCTCTACAGGATGGGGGATTTCTACGAGACATTTGAAGAAGACGCAAAAATCACCGCAAAGGTGTTGGGAATTACGCTTACCGCCCGCGCCAACGGTAAAGCCGGAAAGGTTGCTCTCGCCGGATTCCCATGGCACTCGCTTGATTCACATCTGTACAAATTGATTAATAGCGGTTACAAAGTGGCGATTTGTGAACAGGTGGAAGACCCGGCTGCTGCTAAGGGGATAGTAAAAAGAGAAGTGGTGGAAGTAGTTACTCCCGGTTCCGCCGTTTCTGATAAGATGCTTGATGAAGGAAGAAATAATTATATTGCGGCTGTCACTATAATGGAAAACGAGGTAGGGCTCGCATGGGCAGACGCTTCCACAGGTGCGTTTAAGGTTTGTGAGCTGGACTTGATGTCTTTGAAAGAAAAACTCCGGGCTATCGAACCTTCGGAGATTTTAATCCAGGATTCTGTGGAGGACGATAAAGATGAGTTTCTTCCTGAGTCGCGAAGAGCTATGGTTTCCACGGTGGAAGATTGGGTATTCTCCTACGATTACGGCTATGAACTGCTGACAGGGCATTTTAATACTAAAAATCTGAAAGGCTACGGAATTGAATCTTTGCGTCTTGGGGTTCAAAGCGCCGGCGCTCTGCTGCACTATCTTGATCTGAATCATAAAGAAAGCTTACGGCATTTCACTACTATCTCCCTTCACAGTGATGATATGTACATGGGACTTGACCAAACGACAGTTCGAAATTTAGAAATGTTCGAACCGTTGATGCAGGGAATTGAGCGCAGTTGTCTGCTTGACGTGTTAAACAGGACTAAAACAGCAATGGGCTCTCGATTGTTGCGAAGCTGGCTTCGGAATCCGCTTTCGCAAGCAGATGAAATTGATAAACGGTTAAACGTGATTGAAGCATTTTTTTCAGGAGGCGGCAAGCGGGAAGAGGTAAGAACCCTTTTAGGAAATATGAATGATATTGAGCGGTTGCTGTCGAGATTATCCTCAGGAAGGGCAATTCCCCGAGACCTTTACGGTCTGAGGGTCAGCCTTGAATTGCTGCCTTCATTCAAAAAGCTGTTAGGAGAATTTAATAATGATTCAATAAAT is part of the Candidatus Neomarinimicrobiota bacterium genome and encodes:
- the rplS gene encoding 50S ribosomal protein L19, producing the protein MNKVQEFGKAQLKDKITDFRAGDTLEIAVRIREGGKERTQMFEGVVMQIRGDGLNKTFTIRKVSGGVGVERIFPLHSPSVTGIKKIKSGRVRRANISYFRKLKGRAARITERRDR
- the rimM gene encoding 16S rRNA processing protein RimM, producing MSKIKSDKDKFHKEDDFNYVGSIGGARGLKGEILVNLFTAHPAHLAGLESLYLRFDGLPKILYTIQRAKWDGSKFILKLHDVDDRNKAESLKGAKIFIPESAAYQTEENEYFIDDLIGMNVVDTTGTKLGTIRDVLNYPAHDVYVISDDKKEILVPAVQEYVREVNLTTGTVMISIIDGLSD
- the selB gene encoding selenocysteine-specific translation elongation factor, whose translation is MSHIVIGTAGHIDHGKTALVKALTGTDTDRLPEEKSRGVTIDIGFAFLGDNITIIDVPGHERFIKNMVTGISSISYVILVIAADDGVMPQTREHLDILDILGVKDGCVVLNKTDLVKPDWLELVEADVKKLLRGTFLENAMILKASSVNGNGIEDIKKHLKDIISNKRDNIDRGYFRLPVDRAFSVKGFGTVVTGTVISGSVKKGDLLDALPGGLEVKVRGIQKHNRDAESAEIGERAALNLSGVNLTEVGRGHHLSEKGYLRSTSLLEANIELLKNAPKKLSNRTRVRLHLGTGEVMGRLSIFGGKDIEPGESGLVQIFLEKESAVAVADKFIMRRYSPSLTIGGGKVLQISNKRYKRNDEHIQNILSQLNEGDELKSAELIARECRQSGINAKELGIKLGVSSTLGLSLLKDLSKSGKLVVLENESKERYYSPEMLDDLKDRLSEQIDSLFKKNPLSGGIKSVEIKEQLALPNKVFEHIVGQLISENKIAKSGDLISRVENGDEKSDKETEELEKVLMSRSYNAFTTEELSEKIDRDKKETFQLVKRLISNGKAIRLDGDYFLHTDLLENLKEKVDKHFEDNDELTVSDLKQLADVSRKFAIPLLLWLDDNEVTRRDGNIRIKA
- a CDS encoding MFS transporter; its protein translation is MEDKKLNSDERKTMAFASTAHALVHSFMLIFPAVMLPVMKEFDLTSTDAGFLVTFSYLMFGLGAIPAGWLTDHFGSRGLIVICLIGSGLSSIFIGTSEDYFQLAAGLLSLGAFTSIYHPAGLALISRRIRNRPRALGYHGIFGNLGLAGAPFAAGIISSIGQWRDAYLLFGIISIVAASYFLIRPVSERKIDDSGENRGEVKTKFREVIILFMTTVIFGFIYRGALTFMPYLFTHNVTQWTAVDPIVIGGSVTAAALLVGIFGQWFGGRVAEKYSLTFILTIIWAALIPALLLMGTFEQYLLIGTAFIFTIFIFASQPVGNTLLATYIAMKSKGMGYGLNIAIGFGIGSFAAPVCGYIAEKTSAGGVFIFLGLLAPIGLGLSLWLNRIERKKLVA
- the trmD gene encoding tRNA (guanosine(37)-N1)-methyltransferase TrmD, which encodes MRITFITPFPEILKGALSASILGRAETNDIVKYNIINLREFGDGPHKKVDDYPFSGGPGMVLTPGPIFKAFEDSFGENPEGLRVILPSPSGRQFTQQMAKELTEESEIVFICGHYKGVDERVIDSLVTDEISIGDYVLSGGEIPSLAISDSIVRLLDGALNDPESAETDSFTHPLLDQPHYTRPSNFRGMEVPEVLLSGDHEKIRSWKAEQRLKRTEERRSDLLQDKLN
- the selA gene encoding L-seryl-tRNA(Sec) selenium transferase; the protein is MNSKDIIQNNLKNLPSVDLVLSQQVLAGLKLPHELILSEIQRLIAVERDKMMDDGETIEATKESLAKELAAEASKTLRRNYLPSLRKVINATGVILHTNLGRAPLSKSVAKRVSEIAGGYTNLEIDLESGKRSDRTLHIERLLTSLTGGESAAIVNNNAAAVLLSINSLAYKKECIVSRGQLVEIGGSFRMPDVMERAGTRMIEVGTTNRTHLKDFKNAVNDETGAIILVHTSNYKITGFTNFPSHSEIVNIAHENSIPVIYDLGSGALTDLSSFGLPPEELVSSVLKSGVDVVTFSGDKLLGGPQAGLLVGSTNVIKKCKENPMMRVLRCDKITLTAMEETLKLFADTESLSDNHAVYSLFSKTIEALTGRAEKIVADSEGKIDEEYTLEIVSVTGEAGSGSLPVAELPSMAIRIQSESKSMNKTAHNFRSLAVPVIGYIKENAFYLDMRTLLEEDIDLLSKSIKEVLGK